One region of Clostridiales bacterium genomic DNA includes:
- a CDS encoding S-layer homology domain-containing protein, giving the protein MKRFLALLLTLVMLVSVCGLQAFAADGDTPADTGDELVVYTRSGATRTFHVGDTFSYTYWFRLTSGSVNEITGHVLYDSQCLSVNADGCKFPNMTSPSTKNNAGDFEFHDTFTTSQGGEFATTSPQTMANISFTVTRGGTAYLTTLLEELEIRKSNGDKSQLVTNFKNKSWSPTMYSTFDYLQDEKPSLASTPLSASSDVAWFYAVDAETGAPIPAGVTFELTGTSDNGKHIERTAVSDAYGFVGFGTVPYGKSYYIQTRTASDASVAYIIKDGARILPDVENGKLRLDHTLHYKTADPSELRSITVTFEWTNEQIAPDEVYTKDRPTSVYMELSRNNDAVVVAHHSSDPEDGQAVFDNLPIHDDYGNEITYVLTTTTLQHYDAQITRTDTGFHINFAYLNDHNWETTRTEPTCTVDGSIVSVCKDCGATDRVVLPMTGHKLVSSGHDATCTQDGYQRYMCTQCDYWYEKKTPALGHDWSDWDVLLEAGSKRDGIKQRTCMRCGEVETYAIPSDHHEHTMKKHVVQPTCTEQGYTEYRCINKAGLPCGEHYIVEGSRTPALGHDYSGDSGIRTIVEPTCTTSGLKEYNCSRCGDTYTEIIDPLRHNYELKPEKSREADCTQPGTEYYVCGRCGDVHLVRIPAKGHDWGDWIVDKQATDQTDGAQHRICKVCGERQDAAIQKLDHVHNHIPTVIDPTCEQQGYTRYTCACGDTYIEESSYVPALGHAWAETARQEPTSKTVGVITYTCQRCAKLRYEFLPKTEPVETWKNPYRDVRSTAWYYEDVAYVTQNKLMVGTSTMMFSPNAVMSRAMLVTVLYRMNGSPSVAGMTAPFTDVPSGQWYTDAVIWAYNCGVVDGTSPTQFAPAQNVTREQMTKMFYGYAEFMDYNTMAVADLSAFADGGSVSSWAQTMMGWAVANSLIKGVQDENATYLRPQGVATRAEAAAILHRFDQWRVNAVVTGK; this is encoded by the coding sequence ATGAAACGTTTCCTGGCGCTGCTGCTGACGCTGGTCATGCTCGTGTCCGTCTGCGGCCTGCAGGCGTTCGCCGCTGACGGTGACACGCCTGCGGACACCGGCGACGAGCTGGTCGTCTACACGCGCTCCGGCGCAACGCGGACATTTCATGTCGGCGATACTTTTTCGTATACCTACTGGTTCCGGCTGACATCCGGCTCCGTCAACGAGATTACGGGCCATGTGCTGTATGACAGCCAGTGCCTGTCGGTCAATGCCGACGGCTGCAAGTTCCCGAACATGACCTCGCCCTCGACGAAAAACAACGCGGGCGACTTTGAGTTCCACGATACGTTCACGACATCGCAGGGCGGCGAGTTTGCCACCACGTCGCCGCAGACCATGGCGAACATTTCGTTCACCGTCACGCGCGGCGGTACGGCGTACCTGACGACGCTGCTCGAGGAACTGGAGATCCGCAAGTCCAACGGCGACAAGTCGCAGCTCGTCACGAATTTCAAGAACAAGAGCTGGTCGCCGACGATGTACTCCACGTTCGACTACCTGCAGGATGAAAAGCCGTCGCTGGCCTCCACGCCGCTGAGCGCCTCGTCCGACGTCGCGTGGTTCTATGCCGTCGACGCGGAGACCGGCGCGCCGATCCCGGCCGGTGTGACGTTTGAACTCACCGGCACGTCCGACAACGGCAAGCACATCGAGCGCACGGCCGTGTCCGACGCCTATGGCTTCGTCGGTTTCGGCACGGTGCCGTATGGCAAATCGTATTACATCCAGACGCGCACGGCGTCCGACGCTTCGGTGGCGTATATCATTAAGGACGGCGCGCGCATTTTGCCCGACGTGGAAAACGGCAAGCTGCGGCTCGATCACACGCTGCACTACAAAACGGCCGACCCGAGCGAGCTGCGCTCGATCACGGTCACGTTCGAGTGGACGAACGAGCAGATCGCACCCGATGAGGTCTATACCAAGGACCGGCCGACGAGCGTGTACATGGAGCTGAGCCGCAACAACGATGCCGTGGTCGTGGCGCACCATTCGTCCGATCCCGAGGACGGACAGGCCGTCTTTGACAACCTGCCCATCCACGATGATTACGGCAACGAGATCACCTATGTCCTGACGACAACGACGCTGCAGCATTACGATGCGCAGATCACGCGCACGGATACGGGCTTCCATATCAATTTCGCCTATCTCAATGACCATAACTGGGAGACGACCCGCACCGAACCCACCTGCACGGTGGATGGCTCCATTGTCTCTGTGTGCAAGGACTGCGGCGCGACCGACCGGGTCGTGCTGCCCATGACCGGCCACAAGCTGGTTTCTTCCGGGCACGATGCCACCTGCACGCAGGACGGTTATCAGCGCTACATGTGCACGCAGTGCGACTATTGGTATGAGAAAAAGACCCCGGCGCTCGGCCACGACTGGAGCGACTGGGATGTCCTTCTGGAAGCCGGCAGCAAACGGGATGGTATCAAGCAGCGCACATGCATGCGCTGCGGTGAGGTGGAGACGTATGCCATCCCGAGCGACCACCACGAGCACACCATGAAAAAGCACGTCGTCCAGCCGACCTGCACTGAGCAGGGCTACACGGAGTACCGCTGCATCAACAAGGCGGGTCTGCCGTGCGGCGAGCACTACATCGTCGAGGGCAGCCGCACGCCGGCGCTCGGCCATGACTACAGCGGCGACAGCGGCATCCGCACGATCGTCGAGCCGACCTGCACCACGAGCGGCCTGAAGGAATATAACTGCTCCCGCTGCGGCGACACCTATACGGAGATTATCGATCCGCTGCGGCACAATTACGAGCTCAAGCCGGAAAAAAGCAGAGAAGCAGACTGCACGCAGCCGGGCACGGAGTATTATGTCTGCGGCCGGTGCGGGGATGTGCATCTGGTGCGCATCCCGGCAAAGGGCCACGACTGGGGCGACTGGATTGTGGACAAGCAGGCCACGGACCAGACCGACGGCGCGCAGCACCGCATCTGCAAGGTCTGCGGCGAGCGGCAGGATGCCGCGATCCAGAAGCTGGATCATGTGCACAACCACATTCCCACGGTCATAGATCCGACCTGTGAGCAGCAGGGCTACACGCGCTACACCTGCGCCTGCGGCGATACGTATATTGAAGAGAGCAGCTATGTGCCCGCGCTCGGCCACGCATGGGCTGAGACTGCACGGCAGGAGCCGACCAGCAAGACCGTCGGCGTGATCACCTACACCTGCCAGCGCTGTGCCAAGCTGCGCTATGAATTCCTCCCCAAGACCGAACCGGTCGAGACATGGAAAAATCCCTACCGCGACGTGCGCAGCACCGCGTGGTACTATGAGGACGTGGCCTATGTCACGCAGAACAAGCTCATGGTCGGCACCTCAACGATGATGTTCTCGCCCAATGCCGTGATGAGCCGCGCCATGCTTGTCACGGTGCTCTACCGGATGAACGGCTCGCCGAGCGTGGCGGGCATGACCGCACCGTTCACGGATGTGCCGTCCGGTCAGTGGTACACGGACGCCGTCATCTGGGCGTATAACTGCGGCGTCGTCGACGGCACGAGCCCGACGCAATTTGCCCCCGCACAAAACGTCACGCGCGAGCAGATGACGAAAATGTTCTACGGCTATGCCGAATTCATGGATTACAACACCATGGCGGTCGCCGACCTGAGCGCGTTTGCGGACGGCGGGAGCGTTTCGTCCTGGGCGCAGACCATGATGGGCTGGGCCGTTGCCAACTCACTTATTAAAGGTGTGCAGGATGAAAACGCGACGTATCTGCGCCCGCAGGGCGTTGCCACGCGCGCCGAGGCGGCAGCGATCCTGCACCGCTTTGACCAGTGGCGCGTCAATGCCGTCGTCACGGGAAAATAA
- a CDS encoding cytidylate kinase-like family protein encodes MANLVITIGRENGSGGRQLGSELAAALDVKCYDSELINETAKASGFAKSFVETHEEHRPGSFLYSLVTGGGVVADEQPFPVQIFQAQSEVIRTIAAREPCVIVGRCADYVLRDDPNVALVNLFVHAPLAARIRRESARTNTTPAEAEKRIRQVDKERAAYYNFFSSKRWGDAQAYDLCVNTDGLEISDVAKLVLRYLELRGLR; translated from the coding sequence ATGGCCAATCTTGTCATTACAATCGGAAGAGAGAACGGCAGCGGTGGCCGCCAGCTCGGCAGCGAACTGGCAGCGGCGTTGGATGTCAAGTGCTATGACTCGGAACTCATCAACGAGACGGCGAAAGCGAGCGGCTTTGCCAAGAGCTTTGTCGAGACGCATGAGGAGCACCGTCCGGGCAGCTTCCTGTATTCGCTCGTGACGGGCGGCGGTGTTGTCGCCGACGAGCAGCCGTTCCCGGTGCAGATCTTTCAGGCGCAGTCGGAGGTCATCCGCACGATCGCCGCGCGCGAGCCGTGCGTCATCGTCGGCCGCTGCGCGGACTATGTCCTGCGCGACGATCCGAACGTTGCGCTCGTGAACCTGTTTGTGCACGCGCCGCTGGCTGCCCGCATCCGCCGCGAGAGTGCACGCACGAACACCACGCCCGCGGAAGCGGAAAAGCGCATCCGCCAGGTGGATAAGGAGCGCGCGGCGTACTATAACTTCTTCTCCTCCAAGCGCTGGGGCGATGCGCAGGCCTATGACCTGTGCGTCAATACCGACGGGCTGGAGATCAGCGACGTTGCCAAGCTCGTGCTCCGCTATCTGGAGCTGCGCGGTCTGCGCTGA
- a CDS encoding GIY-YIG nuclease family protein codes for MDKRHYVYLLRCADGSLYTGMTPDIARRLRQHVARLPGCAKYTRSHPVTALALLLTTDTATTARQLEARIKRLTRAQKDALIADPACLPDLCPALAGADIRPVPDAKLADHLPDMTNPADA; via the coding sequence ATGGATAAGCGCCACTATGTCTATCTTCTGCGCTGCGCAGACGGCTCGCTCTACACGGGCATGACGCCGGACATTGCGCGCCGCCTGCGGCAGCACGTCGCGCGTCTGCCCGGCTGCGCGAAGTACACGCGCAGCCATCCGGTCACGGCGCTGGCGCTGCTGCTGACGACCGACACCGCCACGACCGCCCGGCAGCTCGAGGCGCGCATCAAGCGCCTGACGCGCGCGCAGAAAGATGCGCTCATCGCAGATCCGGCGTGCCTGCCCGACCTCTGCCCCGCTCTGGCCGGGGCGGATATCCGGCCGGTGCCGGACGCAAAGCTCGCAGACCATCTCCCCGACATGACAAACCCGGCAGACGCCTGA
- a CDS encoding ABC transporter substrate-binding protein, protein MKKFVALLLAVLMVASLCACGQKDTQTGSDIKTVTAGKLTMSTNAQFPPYESVADDGKGYEGTGFEGIDIEIAYALAQKLGLELVVDDMDFDSALSAVQTGKSDIVAAGVTVTPERQNTMSFTDSYANGVQVVIVKEGSDIKSIDDLEGKQIGTQRGTTGYSYCIDDYGEDSVVPFDDGATAVQNLLAGKVDCVVIDKAPAQEYVKANAGLTILDTEYANEDYAIGMAKDNTALQEALNKALAELKADGTIQSIIDKYISAK, encoded by the coding sequence ATGAAGAAATTTGTTGCACTGCTTCTGGCAGTCCTCATGGTCGCATCTCTGTGCGCCTGTGGCCAGAAGGATACCCAGACGGGTTCGGACATCAAGACCGTGACCGCCGGCAAGCTCACCATGTCCACCAACGCGCAGTTCCCGCCGTACGAGTCCGTTGCGGACGACGGCAAGGGCTACGAGGGCACCGGCTTTGAAGGCATCGACATCGAGATCGCTTACGCTCTGGCGCAGAAGCTGGGCCTGGAGCTGGTCGTCGACGATATGGACTTTGACTCCGCTCTGAGCGCTGTCCAGACCGGCAAGAGCGACATCGTTGCCGCCGGCGTGACCGTCACGCCCGAGCGTCAGAACACCATGAGCTTCACCGACAGCTACGCCAACGGCGTTCAGGTCGTCATCGTGAAGGAAGGCTCCGATATCAAGAGCATTGATGATCTCGAAGGCAAGCAGATCGGCACCCAGCGCGGCACCACCGGTTATAGCTATTGCATCGATGATTACGGCGAGGACAGCGTGGTTCCCTTTGATGACGGCGCGACCGCCGTGCAGAACCTGCTCGCCGGTAAGGTCGACTGCGTCGTGATCGACAAAGCGCCGGCTCAGGAGTACGTCAAGGCGAACGCCGGTCTGACCATTCTGGACACCGAGTACGCCAACGAGGATTACGCCATCGGCATGGCTAAGGACAACACCGCGCTGCAGGAAGCCCTGAACAAGGCGCTGGCCGAGCTCAAGGCGGACGGCACCATCCAGTCCATCATCGACAAGTATATTTCCGCGAAGTAA
- a CDS encoding amino acid ABC transporter permease has product MGNWAQLYADLTAQLQAGQALGFWDNAFVGFYQSFVAAGRWRLYLNGLLTTLEATILALLLGVVLGVVVAVIRTAHDQQRAGHKNVILGVFNAICKIYTTIIRGTPMMVQLLIMSLVIFASSRNYTMIGILALGINSGAYVSEIVRSGLMSVDPGQMEAGRSLGMNYFTTMRFIVIPQAIKNILPALGNEFITLLKDTSLITVIGGKEMTYAAKAVIAKTYQGLFPLFGIALMYLLLVMLFSKLLGVLERRLRQSDRR; this is encoded by the coding sequence ATGGGTAATTGGGCGCAGCTTTACGCCGACCTGACGGCGCAGCTGCAGGCCGGGCAGGCCCTCGGCTTCTGGGACAACGCCTTCGTCGGCTTTTACCAGAGCTTTGTGGCCGCCGGACGCTGGAGACTGTATCTGAACGGCCTGCTCACCACGCTCGAAGCGACGATCCTGGCGCTGCTGCTGGGCGTCGTGCTCGGCGTCGTCGTCGCGGTCATCCGCACGGCGCACGACCAGCAGCGCGCCGGGCACAAGAATGTGATCCTCGGCGTGTTCAACGCCATCTGCAAGATCTATACGACCATCATCCGCGGCACGCCGATGATGGTGCAGCTGCTGATCATGAGCCTCGTGATCTTCGCCAGCAGCCGCAACTATACCATGATCGGCATTCTGGCCCTTGGCATCAACTCCGGCGCTTACGTCTCGGAGATCGTCCGCAGCGGCCTCATGTCGGTCGACCCCGGCCAGATGGAGGCCGGCCGCAGCCTGGGCATGAACTACTTCACGACCATGCGCTTCATCGTCATTCCGCAGGCGATCAAAAACATCCTGCCGGCCCTCGGCAACGAGTTCATCACCCTGCTCAAGGATACGTCCCTCATCACCGTCATCGGCGGCAAGGAGATGACCTATGCGGCCAAGGCGGTCATCGCCAAGACGTATCAGGGCCTGTTCCCGCTGTTCGGCATCGCGCTGATGTACCTGCTGCTGGTCATGCTGTTTTCCAAGCTGCTCGGTGTGCTTGAAAGGAGGCTGCGTCAAAGTGATCGACGTTAA
- a CDS encoding amino acid ABC transporter ATP-binding protein, which translates to MIDVKHLSKSFGDHLVLDDISEHVSPGENVVIIGPSGSGKSTFLRCLNLLEQPTAGTITFAGTEITDPKVNIDAMRRQMGMVFQHFNLFPNMTVRKNITLAPVQTKLMSQAEADAEADKLLARVGLADRGDSYPSALSGGQKQRIAIVRSLAMHPKVMLFDEPTSALDPEMVGEVLDVMKELAHEGMTMVVVTHEMGFAREVGDRVLFMADGKIAESGTPKDIFEHPQCARLQDFLAKVL; encoded by the coding sequence GTGATCGACGTTAAACATCTGTCCAAATCGTTCGGCGACCACCTCGTGCTCGATGATATTTCCGAGCACGTCAGCCCCGGCGAAAACGTGGTCATCATCGGCCCCTCCGGCTCCGGCAAGTCGACGTTCCTGCGCTGCCTGAACCTGCTCGAGCAGCCGACGGCCGGTACCATCACCTTTGCCGGCACGGAGATCACCGACCCGAAGGTGAATATCGACGCCATGCGCCGCCAGATGGGCATGGTGTTCCAGCACTTCAACCTGTTTCCGAACATGACCGTGCGCAAGAATATCACGCTCGCGCCCGTGCAGACGAAGCTCATGTCGCAGGCGGAGGCGGATGCAGAGGCGGACAAGCTCCTTGCCCGCGTCGGCCTGGCCGACCGGGGCGACAGCTATCCGTCCGCACTCTCCGGCGGCCAGAAGCAGCGCATCGCCATCGTGCGTTCGCTCGCCATGCACCCGAAGGTCATGCTCTTTGACGAGCCGACGAGCGCGCTCGACCCCGAGATGGTCGGCGAAGTGCTCGATGTCATGAAGGAGCTGGCGCACGAGGGCATGACGATGGTCGTCGTCACGCACGAGATGGGCTTCGCCCGCGAGGTGGGCGACCGTGTCCTGTTCATGGCCGACGGCAAGATCGCCGAGTCCGGCACGCCGAAGGATATCTTTGAGCACCCGCAGTGCGCGCGCCTGCAGGACTTTTTGGCCAAGGTGCTGTAA